The Methylomonas rhizoryzae genome includes the window GCACTTCCAGCACGATTTGATCGTCGGGACAATGCAAATCGACATACGATAGAACGCAATGAGTGGTACCTAAGTCGATTCCGACCGCATAACGGTTCAATTCGCTCATAGCTCGACCTCCGCCGGCGCAATAATTTTGGCGTTATGACCTGCCGTCAGTTTCGGCAAACGCAAATCGCTGACTTGCCAACCTTTATGCACCAGCATACCGCTGAACGGCGCCTCGCCCACTATATTCCCGGTCAATCGGTAACTCGCGGCGTCAAAACCTTTAGGCAAGGTCACTCTACTGCCTTCCGCATCGCTACTCACCGGTATAATGCTGAAATGCTCTTTTATCGTTTTGTGACAGCCTTGATGCACTACGCGCGCAGCAGCGCCAATATCGGCATCGGAATAGGCGCTGACGTCTTCGTGAATAAAGTCGATGAAACGGGCTTCTTGCTGCAATAAACCCAAAAGCTGCAAGGCGGCATCCGGGGTCGCCTCTTTTAATACGACGGGTTCCGGTGCCGGCGCCTGCACGATTTTTTCAACCTCCACTATTTTTTCGACGATTTTTATTTCGGGTTCCGGCGCTACTGCGGGCACGTTTTGAAGCACCCGGGGTTCGGCTTTGCGACAGCGGCGCATTCCCAGTATTACCGAAGTCAACACGATAATTAGCAGCAAGGCCAACGCCAAAACCGTTCCAGCCAAGCAAACATGCCATAGGTCAAAAGTGGTGGGGCGTAACGATAAGTCAATGGTATAAATATTCATTAGAAATTGATTACTTGAAATCCGGGACGAAAGCAAACGGCTTGACTCGCTTCATTTTGGTTCGCGTAGCAAACCCAGCTAGCAAAAGTAAATACTTTCCAGTAAACGCTTGGTTATTAGTTATTAGATGGAGATTTGCGCTGAACAGGACCAACCCTGCCCCAATCGATGTCCGCGCACCTAGCCTATGGCTTACGAGGCACCCGCTTTTCTGGCCGCTTCTAAATACATTAACTCTTGCAACAAATTACGAGTGACTTCAATTCGCAACTTTTTTAAATGCCTGTCAGCAATAACAGGCGGAACCTCGGCATCCGTGTAAATTTTACGCATTTCTCCCAGTGTAGGTTCGCATTGACGGATAATAACATCGGTTGCGTTCCTACTCTCCAGGCCCATGTTCTGCGGCTGCCGCATTGCTTCAACTACGCATTTTTTATAACCGTATTGAGCTTGTTGAATTTTTTCGATGACTGCATCGCTTAGACTCGTAGCGTTCCACTCCTGCTGGCTTTCTTCAGCTGCAGCGGCAACCTGAGCCAGGGAGACTAACAAGAAAAAACATATAGTTTTCATAAAACTATCCTCTATTGAAAAGAACCGATAACAAATTTTACGCGAAACGTTATTGACTGGACAGTGCGAAAAATTGGGCTAGCGTCGAACAGTCAATTGTTTCCGGTCGTCTGAATGTTAAACACCGGCATTGCCTCGTCTCGCCACGAAAGGTGAACGTAAGGCTTTATCGATGCAAGCGAAAACTGAAGCGATTTGATCTTCAGAAAGCAAGCCCAACCGATTTCGACCGCCCCCATCCTTTTATGGGACGAAAGTGAGACAGGATTAAATGCGGAAATACGGCTAATCGAACACTTGTATCCCTCAGAGCAAAGTCTAAAACTAGCCTCATCCCACAGTTTCAAAAAAGCCGGGGAGAATCGGTATTTAGGATCTACATAGACATCGAAATCCCATACCGCCGTATTTGGCAATCGATAGCGGCAGCGAAATTCGTCTTCCTTATATTCGGTGGAAACAAACCATAGACATCCGCAGAACTCTTGCAGCTTAAACACAGCCAAACACTTCGCTCCTTGTTGATACCTATCTTTGATAACCTCCACAGGCCTAGGACACGGATGGCTAGGCACCGAATCGCTGGTTATTTCTACGATATCAAAAGACTTCCCCTTCCCTTCCGGTAGTAATGGAGCATTATTAAGCCGTTGCGAAACGAAATAATACTTGTCGAAATCAACAACATTTGACAGGCTACAAACGATACGCTTGAATGCGTAAAGCAAAGTATCGACGAGACCGATTTGTGAAACCCAATGACACAGCTTCGCTTGCCAGATGCGGATAGGATGTGAGCTCATAGACTAGAAAATTAGTTGAATACACTCAGTGAACAATCATGAAAACATCGTTAACACTACTTACGCCAATAATTCTGACATTATCTACCAACGCCTACGCATTAAAGCCGGCCCCATGGGTAGGCAACAACTTGAAAGGTGAAATGTGTACTGGTGAAAAAGGTTATGGGCCTTACGATTACATTAAAGACAGAGAAAAAGTACATTTAGTCGAAGAATACCACTTTACCCCACAAGTGGAAGCTTTAGTCAAAGGTCAAAGCGGGAGCATAGAAGGTGATTTAAACTACACCTTACGCGCTTTTCCGAATCACCATAAAGCATTACTTAGTATTATACGATTTAAACTCAATATACTAAAAGGCTTAAGAAAAGAGAAATTAAAAACGGAACCGGAGTGTTATCTTAATCGCGCAATTGAATACAGTCCGGACGATCCGGCGCCTTTCTCGCTGTATGCTTATTATCTTTCAAAGGTTGGGGAAAAGGAAAGAGCTAGAAACTTGTATGATCGCGCCACTCAAATCGATGCCGAAAACATGAAAATAAAATATTCCTATGCACTATTTTTATTCGATAACAACGAAAAAGAAAAGGCATATGAACTTGCGCAAGAAATATATGAAAAAGAAAAGGATGCACCTTCAGGATTACGCGACCAACTCAAGAAAGCCGGAATTTGGGATAAATGACATAAACTTCAAGCGAAAAACTTAGCAAAAACACGCTTAGTCTGTTTAAACAACACATTCGGAAAACAACGCATAACCCCTCTTAATTGCAACGTAAAATACGTGTCGTTAACAACCCGGGTAAACGCCGACATTAGCCTTATATTCCCTGTGGAATTAACACAACGGCAGACTGAATTCCACCAGTCAAGTACGGCGAACTCTGTCAACTCTTCCAATTGAGAATGGGCAAATTGATGGCACGTTAAAAAAGTATTAAAAGCTTTAAAATATAACTCTCCAACCGCAATTACATCGTCCAACTCATAGTTTGCAGCACCGATAACAAAGACGGACCAATATTTATTGATTAACTTTGAGTCAACATCCAAGTTTAATGCTTTCAAAAATTGCGACTGTAGAAATAACTGGCCGTTTTGCTCCATTTCCGAATTAAACTTCACGCTGGCGTTTGTTTCATGCTCACGATAAATTACTAGATCATCAGGTAAAATAGCAATTCGCCCTCGTTCCGCTAGCTTATGAAACAACACAAAATCTTCAGCATAATGATAAGCCGGATCGTAGCAAATCGAATATCGCTTTAAAATATCGTTACGGATACAGATCGACGAATGGACAATACCGCAGCGACTAAAAAGACGCCAATGCAATATTTCCGGGCGGGACTCCGGTTTATATACCGAACTGATTTCACCATTCCTCCATTCCTTAGCAGAGCTACCGATCATCACCATATCCGGATGTTCTTGCATAAACCGAATTTGCACTTCAAGTCGACACGGTAAACTGACATCATCCTGATCGGTAGCAAAAATATAATTGCCCCGTGCTAATTCCAAACCACGGTTTCTTGTCCTACTAATCCCTAAGTTTTTTTGATTTTGAAAAAACTTTATTCTATTATCTTTATAACTATTGACGATTTCAACGGTGTTATCGGATGAACAATCATCGATGATAATGAATTCAAAGTCTTTAAAAGATTGATTCAAAATAGATTCAATAGTTTCCCTAACATAGCGACTACCATTATAGGTTGTCATCACAACCGAAGCAGCAGGAGGTAACACATCCATACGTAATTTTAATAATTCCGCAGCCAACGTTCCAGATACCAAAGCGGTTTAATTAACAACCAGCTTAAAGAACGATATATTTGAAAAAACTTAATCCGATAATCCGCTCTTTCGGCATTCAGATAACGAACCTGCTCCAACAATTCAGTACTCCACGTTTTCTGATAATTATCGAACTCCGAAGATATCGTATCGATAAGTGAGGTATCGACATCTTTGCCAGATGAAAGCTCTTTGTACAAACGCTCAGCAAGCAAACCCAAACAACCTGAGAGCATACTATTATTTGCAGAATTGTGATGCCTTAAAGAAGGCGAAACAAAGTCATTTAATTTTTCTTTAACGTCGGATAAACTAAGAGGAAAACCACCTTCAATTAACTTATCGATTTTATATAAAGCTGTTTCCGGAGATTCGGCTACAGTGTCAAAATCCAAAAAAACCCTATTTTTATTTCGACTGAATTGCTCGGCATTTAGCGTATGATTTAGCCAAAGAACTAACGCTTTTTCCTCAGAAAAACCGTCTCTCTTTTTTAATGAGGCCACTACTTCCGATGGATTTCTATTGAGACATACAAATACCGGAGAAACATTCAGATCTGAGAAAATTTCTAACCATAATGGAAGTAATCGGCACATTCTTGGATCTTTAATTGCCCACACTTTCGAGGTTACGAAATCCCTGTTTACATACCCAATCAACTTTGATTTAAATTTAGCAACATTAGCATGTTTCCACCAAAATTCGGGTAGCGGCAAAATATCATCCCATTGTGAGTACAAATGCAATAATAGTTCATCATGTAAATCGACAATATCTTCATGCTCCCAAAACCCCTTTTCATTCACTCCTATTTGAGGAGCATATAATCGTTTACCTACACTAACACCAGCTTCGCTAAGCAAGCCGGTCAATAACGAAGTCCCACTTCTATGCATTCCAAGTACAACTAGCACCTGATTTTTCATACAATGCTATTTTTAGTTATCGAAAAATAAATCGGGAACAATAAGTTACAGGCTTTTAACCGGCAAACCAGCATTTATTCTAAATATTTTTTTAAAAACAACCCCTTCTATACTATCCGGATTCCGGCGAATCAACCAAGCCAACCCGATTAAAGTTGCATATATTAAAAATCCGGCAACAACATTAGCAACCAAATTCAAAATTGATATCTGAGTTAGAAATTTTTCATTCAACAATGACAGACAATATGACATAGCGATAGAGGCCACAGCTGGCTTAAACAACGCTAAAACTATTCGCATAAATCCTATTTTCGCGTATCCTATTAATACAATGTAATTCAACACTGTCATGATGGCGCTTAACATGAACAACGAATGCGTAATCAACAAAATATCTTTAGTATACGCAATTGACAAAAGCATAGTTACAAAGCAAATCAAATTTAACCAAGCAACAAAAGAAATAACATATAGCTTGCCGATTGCAGTTAATACAGGACCGGTGACGGATTGCAGCGCCGTCAACCCACCCATAAAACAAAATAATTCAAAATAAGGAATAATCGGTTCCCATTTGCTACCAAACACTACGGGAACAAATTGGCAGGCAATTGCAGATAAACCTAGAGAACATGGAAATGCAATAAGTGATATTGCATTTACTACTTTAATTACAGAAGATTTAAAACGTTCCGGATCATGAACAATCCTAGTATAACCTGATAATAGCGCACTACCGGCCGGCTGGATTAGTTCCGCAGTTAGCATATTAGCCACAGACTTCGCCATATAGTAGCCACCCAGACCGTTAGCACCACTTATTGTACCTATAAAGAACTCATCCGACTTCTGTTTCAAAAAAATTGCTATATTTTTTGCAATGTTATTATAAGAGTCTGTTGCGAGCTCTCTTGCAGCAGTCAATTGAAATCTAGGACGGTAAGGATGCATAACAAAACTCATAACGGTAGTTATGACATTTTGCGCAATTATACCAATTGCTAAAGCCCAATAATTTCGCAACCAAATTGCTATGCCAACTCCAACACAAACGGACAACCCTTTAGAAATTAGCGTCCGAAAAAATGA containing:
- a CDS encoding DUF2760 domain-containing protein: MNIYTIDLSLRPTTFDLWHVCLAGTVLALALLLIIVLTSVILGMRRCRKAEPRVLQNVPAVAPEPEIKIVEKIVEVEKIVQAPAPEPVVLKEATPDAALQLLGLLQQEARFIDFIHEDVSAYSDADIGAAARVVHQGCHKTIKEHFSIIPVSSDAEGSRVTLPKGFDAASYRLTGNIVGEAPFSGMLVHKGWQVSDLRLPKLTAGHNAKIIAPAEVEL
- a CDS encoding N-acetyltransferase; its protein translation is MSSHPIRIWQAKLCHWVSQIGLVDTLLYAFKRIVCSLSNVVDFDKYYFVSQRLNNAPLLPEGKGKSFDIVEITSDSVPSHPCPRPVEVIKDRYQQGAKCLAVFKLQEFCGCLWFVSTEYKEDEFRCRYRLPNTAVWDFDVYVDPKYRFSPAFLKLWDEASFRLCSEGYKCSISRISAFNPVSLSSHKRMGAVEIGWACFLKIKSLQFSLASIKPYVHLSWRDEAMPVFNIQTTGNN
- a CDS encoding tetratricopeptide repeat protein, with the translated sequence MKTSLTLLTPIILTLSTNAYALKPAPWVGNNLKGEMCTGEKGYGPYDYIKDREKVHLVEEYHFTPQVEALVKGQSGSIEGDLNYTLRAFPNHHKALLSIIRFKLNILKGLRKEKLKTEPECYLNRAIEYSPDDPAPFSLYAYYLSKVGEKERARNLYDRATQIDAENMKIKYSYALFLFDNNEKEKAYELAQEIYEKEKDAPSGLRDQLKKAGIWDK
- a CDS encoding glycosyltransferase family 2 protein encodes the protein MAAELLKLRMDVLPPAASVVMTTYNGSRYVRETIESILNQSFKDFEFIIIDDCSSDNTVEIVNSYKDNRIKFFQNQKNLGISRTRNRGLELARGNYIFATDQDDVSLPCRLEVQIRFMQEHPDMVMIGSSAKEWRNGEISSVYKPESRPEILHWRLFSRCGIVHSSICIRNDILKRYSICYDPAYHYAEDFVLFHKLAERGRIAILPDDLVIYREHETNASVKFNSEMEQNGQLFLQSQFLKALNLDVDSKLINKYWSVFVIGAANYELDDVIAVGELYFKAFNTFLTCHQFAHSQLEELTEFAVLDWWNSVCRCVNSTGNIRLMSAFTRVVNDTYFTLQLRGVMRCFPNVLFKQTKRVFAKFFA
- a CDS encoding sulfotransferase family protein, yielding MKNQVLVVLGMHRSGTSLLTGLLSEAGVSVGKRLYAPQIGVNEKGFWEHEDIVDLHDELLLHLYSQWDDILPLPEFWWKHANVAKFKSKLIGYVNRDFVTSKVWAIKDPRMCRLLPLWLEIFSDLNVSPVFVCLNRNPSEVVASLKKRDGFSEEKALVLWLNHTLNAEQFSRNKNRVFLDFDTVAESPETALYKIDKLIEGGFPLSLSDVKEKLNDFVSPSLRHHNSANNSMLSGCLGLLAERLYKELSSGKDVDTSLIDTISSEFDNYQKTWSTELLEQVRYLNAERADYRIKFFQIYRSLSWLLIKPLWYLERWLRNY
- a CDS encoding lipopolysaccharide biosynthesis protein, with the translated sequence MSEHLGKKIIAGSIWSILNRFALRSIGFINTIILARLLTPDDFGLIALSMLTVGLVVLLFNTDMGQAVLRRKEVNNALLNTAWTLRVIAGISLSVIIFLLAPVSAAYFNDSRILPVMQLIAFQPFIESLNNIGFVLYEKNLEFKKSFFRTLISKGLSVCVGVGIAIWLRNYWALAIGIIAQNVITTVMSFVMHPYRPRFQLTAARELATDSYNNIAKNIAIFLKQKSDEFFIGTISGANGLGGYYMAKSVANMLTAELIQPAGSALLSGYTRIVHDPERFKSSVIKVVNAISLIAFPCSLGLSAIACQFVPVVFGSKWEPIIPYFELFCFMGGLTALQSVTGPVLTAIGKLYVISFVAWLNLICFVTMLLSIAYTKDILLITHSLFMLSAIMTVLNYIVLIGYAKIGFMRIVLALFKPAVASIAMSYCLSLLNEKFLTQISILNLVANVVAGFLIYATLIGLAWLIRRNPDSIEGVVFKKIFRINAGLPVKSL